From Mucilaginibacter rubeus, a single genomic window includes:
- a CDS encoding Crp/Fnr family transcriptional regulator: MSELILRNFALHVMLDSEEQEQILALLQRKDVARRTLLVRPGQTERHIYFVDRGCLRMYHTDEDGQEHNLCFYPENWWACDNVSFFKAKPATHTIQALEDSALCYFTLPDLEELFVRVPKLERFFRILIQNGFDMYQRRVTSNLSLSAEQRYLEFRRHYPGLEQRINQKHIASYLGITAVFLSMMRKEKDL, translated from the coding sequence ATGTCTGAACTGATCCTGCGTAACTTCGCTTTGCATGTAATGCTTGATTCGGAAGAACAGGAGCAAATACTTGCTTTGTTACAACGAAAAGATGTTGCCCGGCGAACCCTGTTGGTTCGGCCGGGGCAAACTGAAAGGCACATTTATTTTGTTGATCGGGGCTGTCTGCGTATGTACCACACCGATGAGGACGGGCAGGAGCATAACCTCTGCTTTTATCCGGAAAACTGGTGGGCCTGCGATAACGTAAGCTTCTTTAAGGCAAAGCCCGCGACGCATACCATACAGGCGCTGGAGGATTCAGCGCTCTGTTATTTTACTTTACCGGATCTGGAGGAACTTTTCGTCCGTGTTCCGAAACTAGAGCGTTTTTTCCGTATCCTGATCCAGAATGGATTTGATATGTACCAGCGCAGGGTTACTTCCAATCTTTCTTTATCTGCCGAACAGCGTTATTTGGAATTCCGCCGGCATTACCCGGGACTTGAACAGCGTATAAATCAAAAGCACATTGCCAGCTACCTGGGTATAACCGCCGTTTTTTTGAGTATGATGCGCAAAGAAAAAGATCTCTGA
- a CDS encoding HEPN domain-containing protein, whose translation MIDAIEIKGYWFLPDDPENRVAGTLTYTPNRKIILELIGAFHDPRDYMMSLAQGDDKRKEIILGESSDAKSITLINCSSYGSLNFSCSFPMQKFSVQYCLAGIHLKSWTEEVFNQITVKMPGLTKWVNHYCVDYSIPFKNDRIHGFNLSYDRDNSNDISVQLTDNINLELEFTCSPPGTEHEEQLVIEQSYQLNISTKKVMSFWDLLLQASKFKSFLTLGTLTSIGYQSIEFYSPDRFQELKDGEKLFHPVRFYYNQFDKTDTDAANKKDFLFTHDRIKTSFEEVIKNWYGFDELMAPILKHLIESIQEKNIFNTGDFLIVVQALEGYATRFRPAIPANKKFVTLIEQLTFLRDEFSYVQLVKNTSLDLDIVVNSRHYYSHFFEKKANAHVATGIELYELTQKLKVILICCVLSQTGFAQNDIITIMKAYRDRVN comes from the coding sequence ATGATTGATGCTATCGAAATAAAAGGATATTGGTTTTTACCCGATGATCCCGAGAATAGGGTTGCAGGAACACTGACCTACACGCCAAACAGGAAAATTATCCTTGAACTAATAGGGGCATTTCATGATCCACGTGATTACATGATGTCTTTGGCCCAGGGTGATGATAAACGTAAGGAAATTATCCTTGGAGAGAGTTCCGATGCCAAAAGTATTACATTGATTAACTGCTCTTCTTATGGTTCACTGAATTTTAGCTGCTCTTTCCCGATGCAAAAATTTAGTGTTCAATACTGTTTAGCAGGTATCCATTTAAAAAGTTGGACTGAAGAGGTGTTCAACCAAATCACGGTTAAAATGCCCGGCTTGACGAAATGGGTAAATCATTATTGTGTTGATTATTCCATTCCTTTTAAAAATGACAGGATACACGGGTTCAATTTGAGTTATGATAGAGACAACAGTAATGATATTAGCGTACAACTTACAGACAATATCAATTTAGAATTAGAGTTTACCTGCTCGCCGCCCGGAACGGAGCATGAAGAGCAGCTCGTAATTGAACAATCCTATCAACTAAACATCTCCACAAAAAAAGTGATGTCGTTTTGGGATTTACTTTTACAGGCATCCAAATTTAAATCATTTCTAACACTTGGTACTTTAACCAGCATCGGCTACCAATCAATTGAATTTTACTCCCCCGATAGATTTCAGGAATTAAAAGATGGCGAGAAACTTTTTCATCCTGTAAGGTTCTATTATAACCAGTTCGATAAGACAGACACGGATGCAGCAAACAAGAAGGATTTTTTATTTACGCATGATCGTATCAAAACCTCTTTTGAAGAGGTGATTAAAAACTGGTATGGCTTTGATGAATTGATGGCTCCGATTTTAAAACACCTTATCGAGAGCATTCAGGAAAAAAACATATTCAACACCGGTGACTTTCTTATCGTTGTACAGGCTTTAGAGGGTTATGCCACCAGGTTCAGGCCTGCCATACCGGCGAATAAAAAGTTTGTCACATTGATAGAGCAGCTAACCTTTTTGCGTGATGAATTTTCATACGTGCAATTGGTAAAAAATACCTCACTTGATTTGGATATAGTCGTCAACTCCCGTCATTACTATTCGCATTTTTTTGAAAAAAAGGCAAACGCGCATGTTGCAACCGGAATAGAACTATATGAACTGACACAAAAGCTAAAAGTGATATTGATCTGCTGTGTACTTAGTCAAACTGGCTTTGCGCAGAATGATATTATTACCATCATGAAAGCATACCGGGACCGGGTTAATTGA
- a CDS encoding DUF3732 domain-containing protein, with product MELKILKVILWPKNKEFKYRELNFRTDKVNVITGGSGRGKSALISIIDYCLGSSKIRIPTGLIRQTTEWFGVVISFNGRQILLARTLSKGTNELSNDMFKDEGQSVPIPDEITSNYTVDDIKKLLNKVMGYADIEMENNGRTSSWEAQRPSYRNAISLNFQPQYIIANPSTLYYKADSTADREKLRIIFPYLINAIDNRTLELREELKLLKREVLMLSRELKEKQDLSQSETAELKNYFNLAKELGLLKDYSFENDDLNKEQYTQYLLQIQEKFKEDQLPTIEVGITADMVNRLTTLREREYDLSMRLSTLRERSMTLKDLNNSAIEYRKSLLIQSDRTKAVGWLKTLFNSTIICPLCGSNEEHTEHYLDNIQSVNASISELGDQVEDSVKVYSSEIVKTQGQLSQYERELNNLRREVGELEERDTEFKRSRQAVTSIFRFLGRVDQILINLNSGNENRELMERIVGKEERIKNIETEISDDKSDQVKRFALAKISEYIRVYAEIFKPEKLDANINLDIDNLTLKFISKTGARDYLWEIGSGRNFMAYHISTMLGIHEYLASLEQSKVPSFLMFDQPSQVYFPEINDDKAEIGSEDMEELKRIFQALDLFVTRTKGKVQVILLEHAGETSWKDYQNLTKVYRWRDDEEDKALIPDEWY from the coding sequence ATGGAATTAAAGATATTAAAGGTCATTCTCTGGCCTAAAAATAAAGAGTTCAAATACCGTGAACTTAATTTTAGAACAGATAAAGTCAATGTAATCACCGGAGGTAGTGGACGCGGAAAATCTGCATTGATTAGTATTATAGACTATTGTCTTGGAAGTTCTAAAATCAGAATACCCACTGGACTTATCAGGCAAACCACTGAATGGTTTGGCGTGGTTATATCATTCAATGGTCGGCAAATATTGTTGGCCCGAACGCTTAGTAAAGGAACAAATGAACTTTCTAACGACATGTTTAAGGATGAGGGACAATCTGTTCCTATACCTGATGAGATAACATCAAATTATACGGTAGATGATATAAAAAAATTGCTTAACAAAGTAATGGGCTATGCGGACATAGAAATGGAAAACAATGGACGCACTTCATCATGGGAAGCTCAAAGACCAAGTTATCGAAATGCTATTTCGTTGAATTTTCAACCACAATATATAATCGCCAACCCGTCAACGCTTTATTATAAAGCTGATTCAACAGCTGATAGAGAAAAGTTAAGGATTATCTTCCCTTATCTCATAAATGCGATTGACAACAGAACACTTGAACTTAGGGAAGAATTAAAGTTATTAAAACGGGAAGTCTTGATGCTTTCCAGGGAACTTAAAGAAAAGCAAGACTTATCTCAATCTGAGACTGCTGAACTTAAAAACTACTTTAATTTAGCTAAGGAATTGGGCTTGTTAAAAGATTATTCTTTTGAAAATGATGATTTAAATAAAGAGCAATACACCCAGTATCTTTTACAAATCCAGGAAAAATTCAAAGAAGACCAATTACCGACAATCGAGGTGGGTATAACAGCCGATATGGTTAACCGGTTAACTACTTTGAGGGAGAGGGAATATGATCTTTCCATGCGATTATCTACTTTGAGAGAACGGAGCATGACCCTTAAAGATTTAAACAATAGCGCTATAGAATACAGGAAGTCACTTTTGATACAATCGGACAGAACTAAAGCTGTAGGCTGGTTAAAGACTTTGTTTAACTCTACAATAATATGCCCCCTTTGTGGCTCTAACGAAGAACATACTGAACACTACTTAGACAATATTCAATCCGTTAATGCAAGTATAAGTGAGTTAGGTGACCAAGTAGAAGACTCGGTTAAAGTTTACTCATCAGAAATTGTAAAAACTCAAGGGCAGCTATCTCAATATGAACGTGAACTAAATAATTTACGTCGCGAAGTTGGCGAACTTGAAGAGCGTGATACAGAATTTAAAAGAAGCCGGCAAGCAGTAACTAGTATATTCAGATTTTTAGGGAGGGTGGATCAAATTCTTATTAATCTCAATTCAGGAAATGAGAATAGAGAGTTAATGGAGCGCATTGTTGGAAAAGAAGAGAGAATAAAAAACATTGAAACTGAAATCTCTGACGACAAAAGCGACCAGGTGAAGCGGTTTGCCCTGGCTAAAATATCAGAATATATAAGAGTTTACGCTGAGATTTTTAAACCAGAAAAACTTGATGCTAACATCAATTTGGATATTGATAATCTGACGTTGAAATTTATATCAAAAACCGGAGCCAGAGATTATTTGTGGGAGATAGGAAGTGGAAGGAATTTTATGGCTTATCATATCTCGACAATGCTTGGTATTCATGAGTATTTAGCTAGCTTGGAACAAAGCAAAGTCCCAAGTTTTCTGATGTTCGATCAGCCGAGCCAGGTATATTTTCCAGAAATCAACGATGATAAAGCAGAGATAGGTTCTGAAGATATGGAGGAATTGAAAAGAATATTCCAAGCACTCGATTTATTTGTAACAAGAACTAAAGGAAAAGTACAGGTTATCTTACTTGAGCACGCAGGGGAAACCTCTTGGAAAGATTATCAAAATCTTACTAAGGTATATAGGTGGCGGGATGACGAAGAAGACAAAGCCTTGATACCCGATGAGTGGTATTAA
- a CDS encoding SOS response-associated peptidase family protein, whose product MFEPAAIAIANSDKTDFELVQAQWGFMPYGIDSHEKAQEFLRRYTTMNFKSENMLLNEKKERSMWASSVEKGKTCLVLSTGMIENRHINKIGKKGQQLTTTDAFPYMVTMKDREYWWMAGLYNQVLDKETGELVYTFAFATTKANALMRQIHNKDNKWRMPAILNDDQAYEWLLGGPSVERMQELARIQVSSKDMEYCTITKEYLSDRVANPTQYDALPPIDMAYMDTAEELLYPAA is encoded by the coding sequence ATGTTCGAACCCGCTGCTATCGCGATTGCCAATTCTGACAAAACTGATTTTGAGCTGGTACAGGCACAGTGGGGATTCATGCCGTATGGCATCGATTCACACGAAAAAGCACAAGAGTTCTTGAGGAGATACACGACGATGAATTTCAAATCGGAGAATATGCTGCTCAATGAAAAAAAAGAGCGGTCGATGTGGGCCAGTTCGGTTGAAAAAGGGAAAACCTGCCTGGTGTTATCCACAGGCATGATAGAAAACAGGCACATCAATAAGATCGGCAAAAAAGGTCAGCAATTAACAACGACTGATGCATTCCCGTATATGGTGACCATGAAAGACCGCGAATACTGGTGGATGGCGGGATTATATAACCAGGTACTCGATAAAGAGACAGGTGAATTAGTTTACACTTTCGCGTTTGCGACAACAAAAGCAAATGCATTAATGCGTCAAATCCATAACAAAGATAACAAGTGGCGAATGCCGGCAATACTTAACGATGACCAGGCTTACGAATGGTTATTAGGAGGTCCCTCGGTGGAAAGAATGCAGGAACTTGCTCGGATACAGGTTTCATCTAAAGACATGGAATACTGTACAATCACTAAGGAATACCTTTCAGATCGCGTAGCAAATCCTACACAATATGATGCGTTGCCTCCCATTGATATGGCTTATATGGATACCGCAGAGGAATTGCTGTATCCGGCTGCATAG
- a CDS encoding DUF1330 domain-containing protein produces the protein MNFFPEKAGDLCGMEEIKFPVIEAGQGPVVMLNLIRFKDKKVYFDEYIPAFGQVVKQLGIEGVNVKFVGEVAANIIAGENEQWDEVVLVEYPSAEAFMTIANSEVYQMTANPLRIAGTAELKLIMTRQIAF, from the coding sequence ATGAACTTTTTTCCGGAAAAGGCTGGCGACCTTTGTGGTATGGAAGAGATCAAATTTCCCGTGATTGAAGCAGGTCAAGGACCTGTGGTGATGCTGAACCTGATCAGGTTCAAAGACAAAAAAGTTTATTTCGACGAATATATACCTGCATTCGGGCAGGTGGTCAAACAATTGGGTATCGAGGGCGTAAATGTCAAGTTTGTTGGCGAGGTTGCGGCAAACATTATTGCTGGTGAGAACGAACAATGGGATGAGGTCGTTCTGGTAGAATACCCCAGCGCTGAAGCGTTCATGACCATTGCGAATAGCGAGGTCTATCAAATGACCGCCAACCCGCTGCGCATCGCCGGTACAGCAGAGCTGAAACTGATCATGACAAGGCAAATTGCGTTTTAA
- a CDS encoding YozE family protein: MEHITKLCADSLRAFCLNKFGIQLKSSHAHELVAAYLGYSSRAALLADSKCSIGNLKDAEFIVLTPTALIRERRSKLNGLPQDLPEDLAEGVYLPLYDEKLILHTIWPTLEELGKALADQYLKSKPAYFGDQKIQKHGVKLEFENDELAIVVFREYVSPNLLLSFQQGKRGVVDVFNMKRVAGHIGYVKTNHHYVEAETLDEAVVKMRDAYHQMISNAQPLDDVQLVEDSETNFTEWLTKQKNRDTPLGNLARDMMDDKTWPNHSTLDDYRDYLYSKRASWKAIETLERAWKTYKAFIKRKSVITPKEQTAKKSSPKKLATRAIVSVKKAIPLHFNKRTIEKFNPGDPAWISWDGKKAIPVNVVEVDERHYTVKIESPRKKAGNEHCLFLDEVRSSPELACANLVTL, encoded by the coding sequence ATGGAGCATATTACTAAATTATGCGCCGATTCTCTGCGCGCATTTTGTCTTAACAAATTCGGTATTCAATTAAAATCTTCGCACGCTCATGAGCTGGTAGCGGCTTATTTGGGCTATTCCTCACGAGCAGCTTTACTTGCTGACTCAAAATGTTCAATTGGCAACTTAAAAGATGCCGAATTTATTGTTCTAACCCCGACAGCCCTAATTAGGGAACGTAGAAGCAAACTCAACGGACTTCCGCAAGACCTGCCTGAAGATTTGGCGGAAGGGGTTTACTTACCTCTGTACGATGAAAAACTGATTTTGCATACCATTTGGCCAACATTGGAAGAACTGGGAAAAGCCCTTGCCGACCAATATCTGAAGTCAAAACCCGCTTATTTTGGAGATCAGAAAATCCAAAAGCATGGTGTAAAGTTAGAATTTGAAAACGACGAACTGGCGATAGTAGTTTTTCGTGAATATGTTTCTCCAAACCTTTTGTTGTCCTTTCAACAAGGTAAAAGAGGTGTTGTCGATGTATTCAATATGAAACGGGTAGCTGGCCATATTGGGTATGTCAAAACTAACCATCATTATGTGGAAGCGGAAACCTTGGATGAGGCGGTAGTAAAAATGAGAGATGCCTATCATCAAATGATTAGTAATGCGCAACCTCTTGATGACGTTCAACTGGTTGAAGATAGCGAAACTAATTTTACAGAATGGTTAACAAAGCAGAAAAACAGAGATACCCCGTTAGGGAACTTGGCAAGGGATATGATGGACGATAAGACATGGCCAAATCATTCAACTCTGGATGATTATCGTGATTATTTATATTCAAAAAGAGCAAGTTGGAAGGCTATAGAAACATTAGAGCGGGCATGGAAAACATACAAAGCGTTCATAAAGCGGAAAAGCGTCATTACCCCGAAAGAACAAACTGCAAAAAAATCGTCGCCAAAGAAACTTGCTACGCGGGCTATCGTATCTGTTAAAAAAGCGATTCCATTACATTTCAACAAACGAACGATAGAAAAATTTAATCCCGGTGATCCAGCATGGATTTCCTGGGACGGAAAGAAAGCTATTCCGGTAAATGTTGTTGAAGTTGATGAAAGGCACTATACTGTAAAAATCGAAAGTCCACGTAAAAAGGCAGGAAATGAACATTGCTTATTTTTGGATGAAGTACGAAGTAGTCCTGAACTTGCTTGTGCAAACCTCGTAACACTTTAA
- a CDS encoding SDR family oxidoreductase: MTNETKQTEKVWFVTGASKGLGADLVQQLLAEGYQVAATSRTKQALIDLIGERDDFLPLNMDITDNNDVKRAIEQVVDKFGRIDVIVNNAGFSQIGAIEELTAEEVQRNYDVNVFGPLHVVRHAAPYLREQRSGHIFNIASIGGYVGNYAAFGIYCSTKFAMAGYTEALAVEMEPFGVHTTLVYPGYFRTSFLEKDSVMLPAHVIDAYANAREIEAQHLNVISGRQPNDPKKAAKALIELSNQSRPPVHFFMGIDTAVLVKDKIAIIEQALADNLELTESTAIIE, translated from the coding sequence ATGACAAATGAAACAAAACAAACAGAAAAAGTATGGTTCGTGACCGGGGCCTCCAAAGGGTTAGGCGCGGACCTTGTTCAGCAATTATTGGCGGAAGGCTATCAGGTAGCTGCTACCTCCAGAACAAAGCAGGCGCTTATCGACCTGATCGGAGAACGGGATGATTTCCTGCCGCTCAACATGGATATAACCGACAATAATGATGTAAAGCGCGCGATCGAACAAGTGGTTGACAAATTCGGCCGTATCGATGTCATCGTAAATAACGCCGGGTTCAGCCAGATCGGCGCCATCGAAGAGTTGACGGCAGAAGAGGTGCAAAGGAACTACGATGTCAATGTTTTCGGCCCGCTGCATGTGGTCCGTCATGCAGCTCCTTACTTGCGGGAGCAGCGCTCAGGACATATTTTTAACATTGCATCAATCGGAGGTTATGTTGGGAATTACGCCGCCTTCGGTATCTATTGTTCTACCAAATTTGCTATGGCCGGTTATACAGAGGCGCTGGCAGTAGAAATGGAACCTTTCGGCGTCCACACAACCCTGGTTTACCCGGGATATTTCCGCACCAGTTTCCTTGAAAAAGACTCCGTCATGTTGCCTGCTCATGTAATTGACGCCTATGCTAATGCCCGTGAGATTGAAGCGCAGCACCTGAACGTGATCAGCGGCCGTCAGCCTAACGATCCAAAAAAAGCCGCAAAAGCGCTCATTGAACTAAGCAATCAGTCCAGGCCACCGGTGCATTTTTTTATGGGTATCGATACTGCTGTACTGGTAAAGGACAAGATCGCCATCATTGAACAGGCCCTGGCCGATAATTTGGAGCTTACAGAATCAACAGCGATTATCGAATAA
- a CDS encoding helix-turn-helix domain-containing protein: MPDTFRFRTLSDLHDYYGLPGPEHPLVSVIDYSKVKYPDDVADLKWLQDFYMIALKRNVQAKFNYGQQIYDFNSGVLSFFSPQQLLRVEIKPDVRVNQTGWLLLLHPDFLWNTSLAAQIKNYEFFQYKVNEALFLSEKEETAIAGIFHKIESEYRSNMDRFSQSLIINQLENLLIHADRFYNRQFLTRKITNHQILDKLETWLKNYFAADSLIDLGMPTVTQVADELNISANYLSTLLKTLTGQSTQQFIHDKVIEKAKEKLSKTDFSVSEIAYQLGFEHSQSFSKLFKAKTDLTPIEFRQIHN; the protein is encoded by the coding sequence ATGCCCGATACATTTCGCTTCCGTACGCTGTCAGACCTGCACGACTATTACGGTTTGCCCGGACCGGAGCATCCGCTGGTCAGCGTCATCGATTACAGTAAAGTTAAATACCCGGACGATGTAGCCGACCTGAAATGGCTGCAGGATTTCTATATGATCGCCTTGAAGCGAAATGTACAGGCCAAATTTAATTATGGACAGCAGATTTATGATTTCAATTCCGGCGTGCTGTCATTCTTTTCGCCGCAGCAATTGCTCCGGGTCGAGATCAAACCGGATGTTCGGGTCAACCAGACAGGTTGGCTTCTGTTGCTGCACCCGGATTTCCTTTGGAACACCTCTCTGGCGGCACAGATCAAAAATTACGAGTTTTTTCAGTACAAGGTGAACGAAGCGTTATTTCTCTCGGAAAAGGAAGAAACGGCAATTGCCGGGATCTTTCACAAGATTGAGTCCGAATACCGGTCGAACATGGACCGTTTCAGTCAGTCACTGATCATAAACCAACTGGAAAACCTGCTGATCCACGCGGATCGTTTTTACAACAGGCAGTTCCTGACGCGAAAAATCACAAATCATCAGATTCTTGATAAGCTGGAAACATGGTTGAAAAATTATTTTGCAGCGGACTCGCTTATCGATCTTGGAATGCCGACAGTCACGCAGGTAGCGGACGAACTTAATATTTCCGCGAACTATTTAAGCACCTTACTCAAAACCCTGACCGGTCAAAGCACCCAGCAATTCATTCATGATAAGGTGATAGAAAAAGCGAAAGAAAAGTTATCGAAAACTGATTTTTCGGTTTCGGAGATCGCTTATCAACTAGGGTTCGAACATTCCCAATCCTTTAGCAAACTTTTCAAAGCCAAAACTGATCTCACGCCCATAGAATTCCGGCAAATCCATAACTAA
- a CDS encoding Atu4866 domain-containing protein, with translation MTKTIEETGEYLGMWVTKDGHVRQELLHEGRYDEARGNRRSAYRVTGNHIAYKDDTGFDADGEFSGGVLYHGGMVFYKENN, from the coding sequence ATGACGAAAACTATTGAAGAAACCGGAGAATACCTGGGCATGTGGGTGACAAAAGATGGTCATGTGCGCCAGGAGTTATTACATGAGGGCCGTTATGACGAAGCTCGTGGTAATCGCCGAAGTGCTTACCGGGTAACCGGGAACCACATCGCATACAAAGACGACACTGGATTTGACGCCGACGGCGAATTTAGTGGCGGGGTTTTGTATCATGGCGGCATGGTATTTTATAAAGAAAATAATTAA